A genomic region of Caenorhabditis elegans chromosome V contains the following coding sequences:
- the mrpl-49 gene encoding Large ribosomal subunit protein mL49 (Confirmed by transcript evidence), which yields MLGSSLRIFSPRAVSRLSFSTTSVEKAEKLWENPWKHALPEKSRSLATVEEAPIDWSYVERLMPIEVVPNVPEHEKYPTPSGWTPPTEAAKTHQYYIRRRHDHLLPLYLERKRDLLNEKTLDFDYVELVTIRNVDGDIFACENDLRSYLEEHLGHSIASHVDELKGRIKIKGAPRVLIEQFFYSKGF from the exons ATGCTGGGTTCTTCTCTCCGCATTTTCTCCCCTCGAGCAGTTTCCAGGTTGTCTTTTTCAACAACTTCAGTCGAAAAAGCTGAGAAACTTTGGGAAAATCCATGGAAACATGCTCTCCCTGAAAAGT CCAGAAGTCTTGCAACGGTCGAAGAAGCTCCTATCGATTGGTCGTATGTGGAAAGATTGATGCCAATAGAAGTGGTGCCGAATGTTCCTGAGCACGAAAAGTATCCTACACCAAGCGGATGGACACCACCGACAG AAGCAGCCAAGACACATCAATACTACATTCGACGTCGTCATGACCATCTTCTTCCTCTTTATTTGGAACGAAAAAGGGATTTACTGAATGAGAAAACGTTGGATTTTGATTATGTCGAGCTAGTAACTATCAGAAACGTCGACGGAgacattttt GCTTGCGAAAATGATCTCCGCTCCTATCTTGAAGAACATCTTGGACATTCGATCGCCAGTCACGTCGATGAGTTGAAAGGTCGTATCAAAATTAAAGGAGCTCCACGTGTTCTTATTGAGCAATTCTTCTACAGCAAAGGATTCTAG
- the rpl-28 gene encoding Large ribosomal subunit protein eL28 (Confirmed by transcript evidence), which translates to MSDALVWQVIRNNSAFLRTQRGIGKRFSTEKFNLKKVNSPKYSGLANKHAIDVSAAAKGVVVSTKNEKGRPAKAVTTSTLSKTPVASVRRLAKNAGFNKFNKLAQRRAAAIVRSQVKKAKVQKTDA; encoded by the exons ATGTCCGACGCTCTCGTGTGGCAAGTCATCCGCAACAACAGCGCTTTCCTCAGAACCCAGCGCGGAATCGGAAAGCGATTCTCCACTGAGAAGTTCAACCTCAAGAAGGTGAACAGCCCAAAATACAGTGGACTCGCTAACAAGCACGCCATCGACGTCAGCGCCGCCGCCAAGGGAGTCGTTGTATCTACCAAGAACGAGA AGGGAAGACCAGCCAAGGCCGTCACCACCTCCACCTTGAGCAAGACCCCAGTTGCTTCAGTCCGTCGCTTGGCCAAGAACGCCGGATTCAACAAGTTCAACAAGCTCGCTCAACGTCGTGCCGCCGCCATCGTCCGCTCCCAAGTGAAGAAGGCTAAGGTCCAAAAGACTGACGCATAA
- the zfyv-19 gene encoding FYVE-type domain-containing protein (Confirmed by transcript evidence) has product MPSSICCTNCRTKYSLLNREAGCSNCALSFCKKCLPHRAIIPTLSDLPMIVCNNCYQKLESAKMKPSATITSTPLPDNSNKSNKNWWGDGLPPPSFRNSHTNQNQIKNSEVKATKFRNSPEIPSQQTKPNYPTNDLEQRRLKLREDISPQIEPLSISEIEERLAKLRECDVEVIRNPQSWLKSSSKEPAMNANNPSELMRVAEDRARIEKKEEEMEHKDWDELEARRRKIFEDEKEKNREDDASIRESMVSANTEFSEATKEEMNEINNILQDAEQRVAETKKQEEHDAAELRTLMKSTRQKSLDAIQWNDKITKEIGGFWDRRNEKLSVDEDEDEDEKSLDEETFKKILHEAENSEDLPPQTSESNKASTPSNSSSPKKKGLFEKLFRKDSKQ; this is encoded by the exons ATGCCTTCCTCAATTTGTTGCACAAACTGCAGAACTAAATATTCATTATTAAACAGAGAA gcCGGCTGCTCGAATTGTGCTCTCTCCTTCTGTAAGAAATGTCTGCCTCATCGTGCAATTATTCCCACACTTTCGGATTTACCAATGATTGTCTGTAACAATTgctatcaaaaattggaatctgCCAAAATGAAGCCCAGCGCGACT ataacatCAACGCCTCTACCAGATAATTCGAataaatcgaataaaaattggtGGGGTGATGGACTTCCACCGCCATCATTCAGGAATTCGCACACAAATCAAAATCAGATTAAAAATAGTGAAGTCAAAGCAACTAAATTCAGGAATTCGCCAGAAATTCCATCGCAGCAGACCAAG ccaaattaTCCGACCAATGACCTGGAACAGCGAAGACTTAAACTGCGAGAAGATATTTCACCACAAATTGAACCACTCAGTATATCAGAAATTGAAGAACGATTAGCAAAACTTCGAGAATGTGATGTAGAAGTGATACGTAATCCTCAAAGT tGGCTAAAGTCTTCTTCCAAGGAACCTGCGATGAACGCCAATAATCCATCTGAATTAATGCGAGTAGCTGAAGATCGtgcaagaattgaaaaaaaagaagaggaaatGGAACATAAAGACTGGGATGAGCTTGAAGCAAGACgtaggaaaatatttgaagatgaaaaagaaaaaaatagagaagaTGATGCTTCAATACGAGAATCAATGGTTTCTGCAAACACAGAGTTTAGTGAAGCAACGAAAGAAGAAATGAATGAGATTAATAA TATTCTTCAAGACGCAGAACAACGTGTAGCTGAAACCAAGAAGCAAGAAGAACATGATGCCGCTGAACTCAGAACTCTCATGAAATCTA CTCGTCAGAAGTCTCTTGACGCTATTCAATGGAATGATAAGATCACGAAAGAAATTGGTGGATTTTGGGATCgaagaaacgaaaaattatctgtagatgaagatgaagatgaagacgAGAAGTCCTTAGACGAAGAGACTTTCAAAAAGATTCTTCACGAAGCCGAAAATTCAGAAGATCTGCCTCCTCAAACTTCGGAATCAAACAAGGCGTCAACACCGAGCAACTCGAGCTCACCGAAGAAAAAgggattatttgaaaagttgttcagaaaagattcaaaacaatag
- the R11D1.13 gene encoding DUF148 domain-containing protein (Confirmed by transcript evidence), protein MKFLILSFLLVSICSGGGGFPIQMLTKCGISKETIDGVQSVIDEHSAMIKIANSNKRAKKTEIDSLKADIDLYLDEHASDDDKKRWIECFTKNNS, encoded by the exons atgaaatttttgattctgTCCTTTCTTCTCGTATCAATTTGCTCTGGAGGTGGTGGATTCCCGATTCAAATGTTGACAAAATgtggaatttcaaaagaaaccATTGATGGCGTTCAAAGTGTAATCGACGAACATTCG gcaatgaTTAAAATTGCTAACTCGAACAAGCGTgccaaaaaaaccgaaatcgATTCTTTGAAGGCAGATATTGATTTATATTTAGATGAACATGCATCTGACGACGACAAG aaaagatGGATTGAGTGCTTCACAAAGAACAACTCCTAA
- the dhs-21 gene encoding L-xylulose reductase (Confirmed by transcript evidence): MPANYDFTDKRILVTGASQGIGKEICLSLAKAGAQVIAFARNEANLLSLVKETTSLRYTIIPIVGDVSANEEVLFKLIVPHFPIHGLVNNAGIATNHAIGQITQQSIDRTFAVNVRGPILIAQLVARNFVDRQIKGSIVNISSQAAIRPLDNHTVYCASKAALDMVTRCLANELGSQNIRVNSVNPTVVMTDMGRDNWSDPDKKKKMLDRMPIKRFAEVDEVVNAVLFLLSDNASMTTGSTLPVDGGFSNN, encoded by the exons GAATTGGAAAAGAAATCTGCCTTTCGTTGGCCAAAGCTGGAGCGCAGGTTATTGCATTCGCGAGAAATGAAGCAAATTTGTTGAGTCTTGTCAAAGAGACTACTTCTTTG agATATACAATAATTCCAATTGTTGGAGATGTGAGTGCCAATGAAGAGGTCCTTTTCAAACTTATCGTACCACATTTCCCAATTCATGGTCTTGTAAATAATGCTGGAATTGCAACAAATCATGCAATTGGACAAATTACTCAACAATCAATTGATAGAACATTTGCAGTCAACGTAAGGGGACCTATTCTCATTGCACAATTAGTTGCTAGAAACTTTGTGGATAGACAAATCAAAGGATCAATTGTTAATATTTCATCACAAGCAGCCATTCGTCCATTGGATAATCACACTGTTTATT GTGCATCAAAAGCTGCTCTTGATATGGTCACAAGATGTCTTGCAAATGAATTGGGATCCCAGAATATTCGAGTTAATAGTGTCAATCCAACTGTTGTGATGACTGATATGGGAAGAGat AACTGGAGTGATCctgataagaagaagaagatgctcGACAGAATGCCGATCAAACGTTTTGCTGAGGTTGACGAAGTTGTGAATGCTGTCCTTTTCCTTCTTTCAGACAATGCTTCAATGACTACTGGATCCACTTTGCCTGTCGATGGAGGATTTTCGAATAactaa